The following are encoded in a window of Sminthopsis crassicaudata isolate SCR6 chromosome 5, ASM4859323v1, whole genome shotgun sequence genomic DNA:
- the LOC141543959 gene encoding olfactory receptor 6C1-like has product MKNHTQVTGFILLGLSDDPELQMVIFFFLLLAYILSIAGNVTIIILTLLDSHLQTPMYFFLRNFSFLEISFTTACIPRFLGTIITEDKTISYNGCMVQLFFFILLGVTEFYLLAAMSYDRYVAICKPLHYTTIMSNRVCTLLVFCSWFISFMIIFPAIILMQQLDYCAENIIDHFTCDYSPLLQLSCTDTQFLETMGFTWAVVTLMFTLALIILSYIYIIRTILQIPSVSQRKKAFSTCSSHMIVISISYGSCIFMYIKPSAKDRVSLSKGVAVLNTSIAPMLNPFIYSLRNQQVKQAFMDMIRKILFSSNKGKDLLY; this is encoded by the coding sequence atgaaaaatcACACACAGGTAACTGGATTTATTCTCCTGGGATTGTCAGATGACCCAGAGCTTCAAatggtcattttcttcttccttttattggCATATATTCTCAGCATTGCTGGCAATGTGACTATCATCATCCTCACTCTGCTGGATTCTCACCTCCAAACCCCAATGTATTTCTTCCTCCGGAATTTCTCCTTCTTAGAAATTTCATTTACAACTGCTTGTATTCCCAGATTCTTAGGCACAATTATTACTGAGGACAAGACTATTTCCTACAATGGCTGCatggttcagttgtttttcttcattctcttgggAGTAACTGAATTTTACCTTTTAGCAGCCATGTCCTATGATCGCTATGTTGCTATCTGCAAACCCCTACATTATACAACTATCATGAGCAACAGAGTCTGTACATTGCTTGTCTTCTGCTCATGGTTTATTTCATTCATGATCATCTTTCCAGCAATCATTCTGATGCAGCAGCTTGATTATTGTGCTGAAAATATCATTGATCATTTTACCTGTGACTATTCTCCCCTCTTACAACTATCCTGCACAGATACACAGTTCTTGGAGACAATGGGTTTTACCTGGGCTGTGGTGACTCTTATGTTTACACTGGCATTAATCATCCTCTCCTACATATACATCATCAGAACAATTCTACAGATCCCTTCAGTCAGTCAGAGGAAAAAAGCCTTCTCCACTTGTTCTTCTCACATGATTGTCATCTCCATTTCTTATGGCAGTTGCATCTTTATGTACATCAAACCCTCAGCAAAGGACAGAGTCTCTTTAAGCAAAGGAGTTGCTGTGCTTAATACATCTATAGCACCCATGTTGAATCCCTTCATTTATAGCTTAAGGAATCAGCAAGTGAAACAAGCTTTTATGGACATGATAAGGAAGATTTTATTTTCGTctaacaaaggaaaagatttgttGTACTGA